Part of the Bombina bombina isolate aBomBom1 chromosome 8, aBomBom1.pri, whole genome shotgun sequence genome is shown below.
aattgttattgcaggaggcctcaatatcgaggcattctgcaataaccggaaagcagttggaagcgatcaggattgcttccagctgctttccaaaccgaggacgtacgccatacgtcctcaggcgttaactgtattttttctgaggacgtatggcgtacatcctcggtcattaaggggttaattgaccatACTAATATCTTGCTTAATAAGCTGTCTGAAATATTTTGCTATTTTTAAACTTAACATTGTGCTTATTTATCATAGTCGTCAGCCCCTGGGTTATGTAATTTGAGATCATCTCCCTAATGTACTATTAGTTCCCTCGCATAGTTCTGATGGATGACGTTCGGTCTGAGGATGTCTCCACTTTACAATTTTTGCCATTTCAGCTAGGGTACCGCATACACGTATTAAATTTACACTATAGCATAACATAGGTTGCCATAATCTCCTTTCCCTTGGTATTGATTATATTTGACCTTTCTGTTCCTGGATGGGGGGCCCACATCCGGGTGACAGAGTATTTCTGTTCTTTGGGAGGAGATATCCCATGGCTTAATTAATTATTTTCACATTTACCTATCTCTATTTTGCTTCAAACTCATATATCCTGCTTAACATCCTATCCCTCAGTACCAAACAATGATCAATTATATTGGGGGCTGTTACCTGTATTGTACTCACCTTACTTACTTCCTGGATAGTACTTTGGTTATTATATGTCCAGGTTTAGTTAACAGAACATTACATTATCCGCACCTTACATTTAAAAGTTATAGAGCTTATATGGTTGGTTTAATTTACTTGGGCATACTGAATCTAGGCGGGCTTGTTAAAAAGTCGCAGGAGAGCACCGATACTCCAGTAGATGACTCAATTGTAAATCCTTACATGTACAATCACTTGGCATATCTGGAGGATAATCAGATGCTCTATCTGCTCACCATATTCAACTTACCACCTCCTACCCCCTCACCCCATCCCATATAATAAACCTCCTTTAATAGGAGGGTTAAACACGCGGTTCTTCTAGCATATACCGCATCTTATCTACCTTCTTCAATAGCAAAATCTTGCAGTCTCTCATTATATTTAGCTCCGTCTCCCCCATAAGTTTTGCAAGATTGTCCAATATATATATCCCTTTTCACATAATCTTATGCTGTTGATTTTACCCATTCTATTTAACATAATAAGTTTGACCAACGCTATCCATTAGCTATCATTTATAGTACTAATTGTTAAATTATTCTAAAtctacaggtccaaaagtgaccactcaaAATGCTAATTTTAGTTCATGTAaaatagaaaaagaggttccatgAGATTATTCCTATTGAGACTTTTGTCTTCCATTTGTATAGAAATTGTCACATTGAAATACTCCATTCATGTTTGTTTTACTGGCATGTCTTATATACGTTGtaatgttttcgcacaacctcaataaaaaaattataaaaaaaataaatacaaacttacctgtaaaataaaaataaaacctaaggtagctacaatgtaactattatattgtagctagcttagggtttattttaaaggtaagtatttagtcttaaataggtattatttcggtaaaaatagtagtttttatttagatttattttaactatattaaagttaggggtgttagggttagacctagggttaggtgttaatatatttatttagtgttagtgatgtgggaggccagaggtttaggggttaataactttagtatagtggcggcgacattgggggcggcaggttaggggttaataagtgtaggtaggtggcggcgacattggggccggcagattaggggttaataagtgtaggtaggattcggcgatgtcaggggcggcagattaggggttaataagtgtaggtaggattcggcgatgtcaggggcggcagattaggggttaataagtgtaatgtaggtgtcggtgatgttgggggcggcagattaggggtgtttagactcagggtttatgttagggtgttaatttatgtttaaacctttctttccccataggaatcaatggggctgtgttatggagtttaacgctccgtcattgcaggtgttaggcttttttttagccagctctccccatctatggggaaatcgtgcatgagcacatcaaagcagctcaaagcagcgctggtatttgtgtgcggtaaggagctcaacggtgccatattgcccacaaacgctggtttttggaaaacctgtaatagcagcgctattaaatgtgagcggtggaaataacttgcaagttagtagcgagccagctataacaaaaaactcgtaatctggctgattattAGGCATATTGAGAACTAGTATGTTCAATACATATAATCAATATACCTAAACATTCCTCATTAAaatttgaataaatgaaatgcttctATATTAGCATTCAAACCTTTAGGATAAATgcaatctaaattaaataaatataaatttggaTTCGACAAGAATTTTCCAAATCGACCCACATCTCCAATGTTTAGACACTTTGCATAGACCCATAAATATAAGTATACATAAGTGTTTACCTAGAGTGATATCATCCTTCTTCCATTTCATTTGGAGAAGATACTCTCTAATTCTGTCGCTAAGTTTTCTAGATATCTTCCTAACATATTGTAACCCACACCCACATTCAATCAAATAGATGATGCCTTTGTCATGACAATATATCATCTCCTTCATCTTGAATACCTCACTTGTAACCTTAGATTTAAAAGGTATCCATTTTTATACCATGCTTGCTATACTAGTTGGACATGGAAGAAACCCTTAAGTTTCTTCCCTCCTAGATCCCCATCACATAGGGTGACGTTACTCTTAGGTATACAAGGGGCCAGTATGGTTTTAAGATTGCATGTTTTTCGATTAATAAATTGGGGAACATCTCTcagtttttcccatttttttcttctttaacacACAGGATTTATGCTGTACACTGCTACATTTGGTTAATGCTAACCAATCTCTCATTGGATGACTATAGACTAATTCTATTTTCTTTGCTTTTGCCCCCCATTTTTTTGCCCCCATTTTTTATATATGCGCATATACATCGCTATTGCATATTAAATTAGAAGTACGTATAACATATATTTAATAAGTATTACATTTACCCCAAATACTTAACAACATATTTTGCATTCATTGATCTATTCTAAACCTGAAATAAGCGTGACAATCTTTTTATTTCACTGTTAATAATACATTTTGCATTCACCTTAAATCAGAAAATCTGTAAATGAATaggtagatataaattatattggtTATGTAGTGCTCAGCTACACAAAACCATAAGGCACAAGAATAACTGCAAATATCTAACTAGGCATATCTAAATACAGTTAGGTGTGATTACCTTGatggtgtacagtgtatatggatGGGATCCTGTCCCACTGTGCTCACGGGCGGTGATGGTTCCAGTAATTCTGAGGTTTTGGATTAGCACAGGTCCATCTGGACTGTTAATAGGCACAAAGCTAAAAGGATGAAGAGGAACAGTTGGGGATGATGTGATTAAAGGAGCAGGCTCTATTGGGCTGAAGCCTTCCTTGTCTGTAGGTGGGGTATTAGTAAATTCTGATGTCAGTTCTGTGGACTCTATAAGAATTTCAGGGCGGTGGAGGGTTCCACCTGGATGCGGTAAACACGCATCATTTAATATGCCTCCTGCACTTTCTTCATGAGGGGCAACTACAGGGCTCTCAGCAGGAGTCAGGGAGTCCAAACAGCAGTCAGAAAGGAGGTCATCAGAAGAGTTCATGAGAGGAGGGTCAGTTTCTCGTCCCAAATCTGAAATGGGTGACTCAAGTTCAGATTCCTCACAGAGGAAGAAAGGACTGCTGGATGCTGGAGGCTGTAAGTAATGTACAGAGAAAACATCAAGTTTGTTTTTGCTTGACTCCATCTCCTCAATGCCATCCAGTCCATCTCTAGACCCAGGTTCACTGTCCTGCTCTAAATCTACACTTTCTATCACATCATAACTGGAGAAGCTAGATACCAATGGGGAGGGCAGGACAACCAGTTGTGGAGCTTGTTCTTGGTTTATAGCCAGAGAAAGTGTTTTTGGTGCTACTGGCTGAACTGGAGTCTCATTTTTATCCTCTTCTACTTTTAGAGGAGTTTTAGAAAATATGTTGGTTAGAATCATGTTGATCCAGTCTGGTTCGGACATCTTTCCTACTAGTGGTAACACAACATTACAAGCAATGAGCTCTACAACTAAGTGTCTTCCAGTACGGCTCTCCAAATGTGGTGCTGGCACCAATTCTTTTAGAAGAAGTTCTACTAACCATCTGGCATGGTTGACTTCTACAGAAGAGCTGGCAAGAGCTTGGTGCACAGGGCTAAGTTCTTGGTAAGCATCCCATAATCGCGATTCTTTCTCAGTACTGCTGTCAATTCCTTCAACACGTGCTTTCGCCCATTTATAGCACTGAAGGTGACAACCACCTAAAATGAGCAATTTTCGAGTCAGATCTTCACGGTCTGCACATTTCACTCTTTCTTTAAGCTCCATGGCAAGGTCCCACATGACCCCTCTAAGTTCATCCTCAAAAGCTGTCTCATGGCTAAGCCGACGGTACCAGGATGAGACAAAATCTTGGATGATCTTTTCTATGGTCTGTCTGATTTCTTTATCTAAGTGCCCCTCTGCATCTGGAGGCACCTTGTTTCGTTCCAATGCAATAAACCTCTCAAGATGAACTGTGGTTCCACTCCCAAGTATAGCATGTGGTCCAAGCCAGGCTCCCACTGCTGCCATTAAAGCAGAGAAGAGAAGAAGCAGCCACACATTAACTAAGAGGTGGACCAAAACTAGCCATGCCAACAGGACCCCCAAGATCAGCACTTTCCAGCTCCTGTTTGATTCTTTTTGGTAAACACACTCAGCTTTTATACCCTCCATGTTTTCACCTAgtaggagaaataaaaaataaaaactttatgtaATAAACACCCAAAAATATACAGTACACAATATCTGGAATCAGCTGCTCAAACTATTCCCAAGCATGTAAACCAAATTAACTCTTAAAAATGAACTCTCAAAGGAAGGATGTGACACAGGTGGTAGACAAATGTGAACTTATAAAACTAACAACAAAGAGATAAGGTCTTTACATATTCAAAGTACTTTACTCTTCAAAAGAAAGTCATCTTGTCCCAAGTAAAGAAAGATCACAGGAAATAAGCAGGAAAGCTGATAGGGAAACAGGGCAATTGGGATGGAAGGTTGGtaggtatgcacacacacacactgacactctacacacacacacacacacatacaaccacaCATAGTCATTATAGGAAGAAAGGGTAAGTGCACACAAAGACACCCACCCTGTAATAACTGATAGAAAGGACACGTGTGGGAGTATGACTGAAACCCTCTTTATGTAACTGTCTCTGTAACATTTCTGTAATTTGGGCAGATTCTAATTAAAGCTCTCTTTCTGGTAAAGAATTGATTGTCTGGAAAATGATTTAGCCTGGAATTGCTATGAGTATAGTGGCTATATTTCTGAAGAACTACACATGCAATATTTACCTGGGGTTGATGGTAAAAAGTGAATAGTGTACAAGTGTGTAGTGAGCGGACACTAGGGGTTATTACACAGCGCAGCGGATATTATCCAGAGCATATCCAAAGTGGATGTATTGAATGTTATTCTGGTGGATTAGAGGGATAATTGtgcaacaaaaagtaaaaaaagaaaaagcactccatacaataaaaatattccttaaagggacattcaacacttagtgtaacatgtttttatattgtaaattaaaaaacggaggtccgcctacactatacccctcctcccttgccgccttgcttctgtcctaatcagcggcgctaactactctaatacctggtcaatatggatgccgaactccccccactattacgtagctgccttcttcttaaactgataagcaaatcagaatccagtcctcggacagaaattgcacgcgcgtgcaatttctgtccgaggactggattctgatttgcttatcagtttaagaagaaggcagctacgtaatagtggggggagttcggcatccatattgaccgggtattagagtagttagcgccgctgattaggacagaagcaaggcggcaagggaggaggggtatagtgtaggcggacctccgttttttaatttacaatataaaaacatgttacactaagtgttgaatatccctttaagacgcAAAGACAAAGTTTTATGTACCAATTCATTGATTATTGTTTGTTTAATTGTTGTTTTACTGTTGAAAATTCACAGATATCCAAAATATTTATTCTGTCATTTGTACCACTATGAGAATTTAGATCTCACAAAACAATACTCAACAATACTTAATGATTAAAAATTGGGAGTCTAAAAACATATTTCAGAACTAGTTTTTAAACGTACATTTAGTTTTACCTCTTCTAGTCAATATATTAGCAATACTTAATGGAGAACTTTATTTTCACACAATAATTTTAAATGAATGTAAAATGTGTAGTTATGAAAAATTACGTCTCAGAATAGAAATAGGAGGACACAAttattttaaaacttattttgAAAACACtggttttaattactttttttaaataattaatcacaattaaaataaagtgttttaaatgattttagaggtaaaaaaggaacagtaaagtcaaaatcagacaatttacttctatcaaatgttcttcgttctcttggtatccttgttgaagaGTTAACCCTgcgtaggctcaggagcaccaatgcactagtgGGAACTTGATGAACAGTGAAAAGAGGTATATGTGTGTTAAGCATTaactcttcaacaatggataccaagaaaatgaagtaaatttgataaaagaagttcattgaaaagttgtttaaacctgCATGCTTTAGCAGAATCAGGACCAGGAAAgtgtagttttaaagggacagtctacaccagaatttttattgttttaaaagatagataatccctttattacccattccccagttttgcatgaccaacacagttatattaatgtacttttaacctctgtgattatattgtatctaagcctctgcaaactgcccctttatttcagttcttttgacagacttgcagtttagccaatcagtgcctgctcccagataacttcacatgcacgagcacagtgttatctatatgaaatacgtgaactaacaccctctagtggtgaaaaactgttaaaatgcattctgaaaagaggtggccttcaaggtctaagaaattagcaaatgaacctcctaggttaaggtttcaactaagaataccaagagaacaaagcaaaattcgtgataaaagtaaattggaaaattgtttaaaattgcatcctctatctgaatcatgaaagttttttttttggcctagactgtccctttaactttactgtccatttttacctttaaaataattttaaaatagtttgtATTTTGGTTGAatggtaattatttaaaaaaaataaaaattagttatttcaaaataagttttaaat
Proteins encoded:
- the SNX19 gene encoding sorting nexin-19, which encodes MEGIKAECVYQKESNRSWKVLILGVLLAWLVLVHLLVNVWLLLLFSALMAAVGAWLGPHAILGSGTTVHLERFIALERNKVPPDAEGHLDKEIRQTIEKIIQDFVSSWYRRLSHETAFEDELRGVMWDLAMELKERVKCADREDLTRKLLILGGCHLQCYKWAKARVEGIDSSTEKESRLWDAYQELSPVHQALASSSVEVNHARWLVELLLKELVPAPHLESRTGRHLVVELIACNVVLPLVGKMSEPDWINMILTNIFSKTPLKVEEDKNETPVQPVAPKTLSLAINQEQAPQLVVLPSPLVSSFSSYDVIESVDLEQDSEPGSRDGLDGIEEMESSKNKLDVFSVHYLQPPASSSPFFLCEESELESPISDLGRETDPPLMNSSDDLLSDCCLDSLTPAESPVVAPHEESAGGILNDACLPHPGGTLHRPEILIESTELTSEFTNTPPTDKEGFSPIEPAPLITSSPTVPLHPFSFVPINSPDGPVLIQNLRITGTITAREHSGTGSHPYTLYTIKYDTALDSQSLGTLQPMAYHTVNRRYREFLNLQTRLEEKAELRKFVKHIKGPKKLFPDLPFGNMDSDKVEARKSLLESFLRQLCAVPEIACSEEVQEFLALNTDARIAFVKKPFLVSRIDKIVVNAIVDTLKTAFPRSEPQSPTDELSENEVDGKSQNDSKKSAKSRLRFPSSKIAPVLSSSDTQEKIVYSVREGSTVSETLSVAGMESFIQKQEKMLKETIHERTRSPKEPSVRHSHTHQPHKIGLEGGLSAVALEVLWLAMRDHWSWLCTDNMQKLTHLLCGSLIQRWLEVQVGNLTSMQRWSLYLRLLQQAIWPGGALRTQPRPIRTQEQKDMARAHALQSLVGILPDLVQELLGVQKCQQVWHSVLDSLQHPQINRHLLYCIWDILLESVISETSLEIKVNPTPPSPYLDSRRKEIWQRGS